From the Desulfovibrio sp. JY genome, one window contains:
- a CDS encoding radical SAM protein, which yields MAEHKPRPMLVFADETGNIYDHPELEMLVRRGDRLEPPRPDELIPLPPESELFLLPGRDALGFDAESGEIERLDERAVAAFVCPGHTLSATAAYAAQPNAPVLPLFAYGAVGFSGDRFFVAASRVDKDQRQVFSGIPQDRIVKGAKALRKKYPQNRLIEHLSGCALTSCCPAARNLALGRFEAPLPTARVCNARCIGCLSLQPPDSGFPSTQNRIAFGPDPAEIVEIMAEHSRHERRPIYSFGQGCEGEPLTEIEAIREAVARFRAAGGRGTVNINTNASLPDAVERFAAAGGSSIRVSLSSADPALYAAYYRPKGYAFADVRESIARAKAGGLFVSLNFLFFPGVSDTEAELAQLAELITTYKVDFVQMRNLNLDPQLYMKVVADSGALTNPARLASMGLKNFRKRLRKACPWLGFGYFNPYQEERGKGEGE from the coding sequence ACAAACCACGCCCCATGCTTGTCTTTGCCGACGAGACCGGCAATATCTACGATCATCCCGAACTGGAGATGCTGGTGCGACGGGGCGATCGGCTGGAGCCGCCGCGTCCGGACGAGCTGATCCCCCTGCCGCCGGAAAGCGAGCTTTTCCTGCTGCCCGGCCGGGACGCCCTGGGCTTCGATGCGGAGTCCGGGGAGATCGAGCGCCTGGACGAGCGGGCCGTGGCCGCGTTCGTCTGCCCGGGGCATACCCTTTCGGCCACGGCCGCCTATGCCGCCCAACCCAACGCGCCGGTGCTGCCGCTTTTCGCCTATGGCGCGGTGGGGTTTTCCGGGGATCGGTTCTTCGTGGCCGCGTCCAGGGTGGACAAAGACCAGCGGCAGGTCTTTTCCGGCATCCCCCAGGACCGCATCGTCAAGGGAGCCAAGGCGCTCCGGAAAAAATATCCCCAAAACAGGCTGATCGAGCATTTGAGCGGTTGCGCCCTGACATCCTGCTGCCCGGCGGCGCGCAACCTGGCCCTGGGCCGCTTCGAAGCCCCCCTGCCCACGGCCCGGGTGTGCAATGCCCGCTGCATCGGCTGCCTGTCGCTCCAGCCCCCGGATTCGGGCTTCCCCTCCACCCAGAACCGCATCGCCTTCGGCCCCGATCCGGCCGAGATCGTGGAAATCATGGCCGAGCACAGCCGCCACGAGCGCCGGCCGATCTATTCCTTCGGCCAGGGCTGCGAAGGCGAACCACTGACGGAAATCGAAGCCATCCGCGAGGCCGTGGCCCGATTCCGGGCGGCCGGCGGCCGGGGCACGGTCAACATCAACACCAACGCCAGCCTGCCGGATGCCGTGGAACGCTTCGCCGCGGCCGGGGGCTCGTCGATACGGGTCAGCCTGTCGAGCGCCGACCCGGCACTCTACGCGGCCTACTACCGCCCCAAGGGCTACGCATTCGCCGACGTGCGCGAGAGCATAGCCCGGGCCAAGGCCGGCGGGCTCTTCGTCTCGCTCAATTTCCTCTTCTTCCCCGGCGTCTCGGATACCGAAGCGGAACTGGCCCAGCTCGCGGAACTGATCACCACGTACAAGGTGGATTTCGTGCAGATGCGAAACCTCAACCTGGACCCGCAACTCTATATGAAGGTCGTGGCGGACAGCGGCGCGCTGACCAACCCGGCCAGACTCGCCTCCATGGGACTCAAAAACTTCCGCAAACGCCTGCGCAAAGCCTGCCCCTGGCTGGGGTTCGGCTATTTCAATCCGTATCAGGAGGAGAGGGGGAAGGGAGAAGGCGAATGA